CCAGTTCGTTGGCATCACACTGGTGGTGGTTGCGGGCGCTGCGGCCCAGCGTGGCGGGGACAGGCGCCCGTCGTCACCAGAACCCGTCACCGGCCTGGAACCGCCCCTTCCCCATGCTCTGCCTGCCACCAGCCCACGAAACGAGGTCTGAGCATGTTCACAGGACTGAGCGCCTTCCCCTTGACGCCGCTCACCAACGACTCCCTGGACGAACGGTCCTACGTTGGACTCATCGAACGCCTGCGTGATGCACGCGTGGACTCCATCACCGCACTGGGATCCACCGGCTCGTATGCCTACCTGACACATGAAGAACGACGCCGCGTAGCTCACCTCGCCGTTCGGCACGCCGGGAGCGTCCCTGTCTTCGTGGGTGTGGGGGCTCTCCGCACCTCGCACGTCCTGGCCAACGTCGAGGCTGCCGAAGAAGCGGGCGCCTCCGGGGTGTTGCTGGCGCCGATGACGTACCAACCGCTCACCGAGGATGACGTGTTCGAACTGTTTCACACCGTCACCTTCCACTCCTCCCTTCCGGTGATCGTCTACGACAACCCCGCCACCACCCACTTCACCTTTCACCCAGGGCTATACGGCCGCATTGCCCAATTGCCCGGGGTTGCCTCCATTAAGATTCCGGGCAGCCCGAACACCATGCACCTGGAGGAACGGGTGCGGGAGATGCGATCACTTGTGCCGGACCACGTGACCCTCGGCATTTCCGGCGATGCCAACGCTGCCGCCGGATTGAGCGCTGGATGCGACGCCTGGTATTCGGTGATCGGAGGAACCTTGCCCGGCATCGCCCAACGCATCACACATGCTGCCATCAACGGACGGCCCGGCGAAGCGGCCTCCGAGTCCGAGCGCCTTGCGCCCTTGTGGCAACTTTTTGCGGATTTTGGTGGAAGCCTGAGAGTGGTCGCCGCCATCGCGGAACAGCTGGGACTGGCCTCCACCAAGAGCCTGCCGCTACCCATCCAAGGCCTGGGCCCTGAGCAGCGGGCCCGCGTTGCCGGGGTCATCGAGGAGCTTGGCCTGGGAACCTAGCGCAAGAAATCCAGCGCAATAATCCTGATTCGGGAATCCTGCCAGGCCTAGATGGCGATGACCACCTTTCCGCGGGCCTTACCGGCATCGAGATACCGCATTGCGTCCGGGACCTCGGCCAGCGGATAAACGCGATCGATGGCCGGGGCAATGGTTCCCGATTCCAACAGTTCGGCAAGATATTCCAGGTCCGCTGCAGTTTGGGTGCCCACGACCATGGTGAGCCGCTGGCGAATGAACGGGGAAAGGGCCACAGCGCGGAATTGCCGGTCCAGGCTGCCGGTCCATGAGCCACCTTCCTCCCCACCGGTGATCACGGCCGTCCCCGTTGACGTGAGCGACCGGCGAAGACGGGAAACGGAAGGATTGCCTGCGATGTCGATAATGACGTCGTAGGACTCAGCGCCGTCAGCAAAGTCCTGCTTGGTGTAGTCGATCACCCGGTCTGCACCGAGGGCTCGAACCAGCTCCACTTTGGCCGTACTGGCCACACCCGTGACTTCAGCGCCAGCCGCTTTAGCAAACTGCACCGCATAGCTGCCCACACCGCCCGAGGCGCCGGTAATCAAGACTTTTTGCCCCTTCGGCATCCGCCCAGCCGCGGGATCGATGCCGCCGGCGCGCACAGCGATCAGTGCCGTGCACGCAGACACTGGCACTGCCGCTGCCTGCTCAAAGCTGATAGTGGCGGGCTTGAGGGCGAGCTGCTTTTCGCGGGCAGCGGCGAACTCGGCAAAAGTTCCCTTCCCTGAGCCGAAGACGTGGTCACCCACCGCAAACCGGGTCACCTTCGCGCCCACGGCTTCCACGGTGCCAGCGAGGTCCAGCCCGGGAACAGGGTTTTTCGGAGCCCGGAAACCGTAGGCCAAGCGCAGCGCATACGGCAGGCCGGTTGTGACGTGCCACGTCCCCCGATCGAGCCCGGCAGCTCGCACCCTCACCAGTACTTCGTTGTCCGCGATGGCCGGGCGAGGGACCTGAGCCTCGTGCAGGACATCGGCGGAACCATAGGCTTCCTGGACGATGGCCCGCATAGTGGGACCGGGCAGGGACTGATCCCTGTGACGGCGCGAATCTTTGGCTTGCTGACCAGTGGTCATGGCCGGACCTTTCTAGTGTGGTGTTGTGCCTGACGAGTTTTTCGTACGCTGTACTAAATACGCTACCGTACACTGTACTAAACCGCTAGAGGGCAATATCGAACCGAGGGAGATCCCGTGACCACCGCAGCATCCCAGCGCCTGCCCCTCAGCAGGGAACGAGTCCTGGAGTGCGCGGTTGCACTCGCCGACGAGTCCGGACTGGCCGCGCTGACCATCCGTACGCTTGCCCAGAGCATGGGCACCAAGCCCATGTCCCTGTACTACTACGTAGCCAACAAAGACGAGATCCTGGACGGCATCGTGGACATGGTTTTCAGCGAAATCGAGCTGCCGGCACCGCAAAGGGACTGGCGCGAGGAAATGCAGCGAAGGGCCCGCGGAGTGCGCTCAGCACTCAGGCGCCACCCGTGGGCAGTCGGGCTGCTCGAAAGCCGGTCCGCGCCGGGACCTGCCACGCTGCGGCACCATGAAGCAACGCTTGCAACGCTGAGGGAGGCCGGGTTCTCCGTCCAGCTGACAGCACACGCCTACGCCCTCTTGGATAGCTACATCTATGGCTTCGCCCTGCAGGAAGCAGCCCTTCCGTTCGAGGGGCGGGACACCGCGGCCGAGATCACCAACCCCATCATGGAGCGTTTCGCCACGGGTGAGTATCCGCGCATGGTGGAGATCGCCGTCGAGCATGTCCTCAAACCCGGCTACGACTTTGGCGACGAGTTCGAGTTCGGCCTGGACCTCATCCTTGACGGTCTCCACCGACTGAAAGCCGGCGAGGAGTAGAGGCCTTCCGGCTGGAGCTGCGAGTCTCATTGGAGGCACTCGGGCCAACGCGGTACGGTCAGGCATAGCCGACGCCGAGTGAGGGAGCTGAGTTCATGGCCAAGATCGAGGACTATGCAATCATCGGGGACCTGAACACGGCTGCCCTGGTGGGGCGCAGCGGTTCCATCGACTGGATGTGCCTGCCGCGCTTCGACTCCCCTGCTTGCTTCGCATCGCTGCTGCACACGTCTGAGGCCGGCCGCTGGCTGCTGGCGCCCGCCGGGACACCGGAGGGCGGCAACTGCACGAGGCGCCAATACCGTGAGGACACCCTGATCCTGGAAACGGAATGGGAAGTGGACGGCGGCTCGGTCCGGGTCATCGACTTTATGCCCGTCCGTGACGACGCCGTGGATCTGGTGCGGATCGTCGAAGGACTGTCCGGCGAGGTCACCATGCAAATGGAACTGGTCCTGCGCTTCGATTACGGCCGGGTGGTGCCGTGGGTCCGGCACGGCGAGCACGGCATCAGCGCGGTGGCCGGCCCCGATTCGGCCTACCTCACCACCCCCGCACCCTTGGTGGGCCGGGACAAACGCACCGTCAGCGAATTCACTGTCCGCGCCGGCGAGCGCGTTCCGTTCGTGCTGCGTTGGGCACCAAGCCACGAACGGGAGCCGCGCCGGATTAATCCGTTGCGGGCGCTGGAGGCGACGGAGGCGTTCTGGCTGGAATGGATCGGCCGCAGCGAAATGACCGGCAAATACAAGGAGCCGGTGGAGCGGTCCCTGATCACCCTCAAGGCGCTGACGTACGCACCCACAGGCGGCATCGTGGCTGCTGCGACAACGTCCCTGCCCGAGCAAATCGGCGGACCCCGCAACTGGGATTATCGATATTGCTGGTTGCGGGATGCCACTTTGACCCTGCAGTCGCTGCTCGCAGCGGGCTACACCGAGGAAGCTTCCGCTTGGCGCGACTGGCTGCTGCGCGCTATCGCCGGTGACCCGTCAGAACTCCAGATTGTGTACGGGCTCGACGGCGCCCGGAGACTCCCGGAAGCGGACATCCCTTGGTTGTCGGGTTACGAAGGTTCACTGCCCGTCCGCACCGGAAACGCCGCCGCTCCGCAGCTTCAATTGGATGTGTGGGGCGAAGTACTGGACGGGCTCTCGCTGACCCGGGCGGCCTCCCCTGATGGCAGCGTGGATAGCTCCTGGGATATCCAGGTCGCCTTGATGGAGTTCTTGGAAGGGGCTTGGGACCAGCCGGACAACGGGCTGTGGGAAATGCGCGGCCCGAGGCAGCACTTCACCCATTCCAAGGTGATGGCGTGGGTGGCTGCTGATCGAATGGTCAAAGCCGTTCGAACGTCAGGCTTGCCCGGCCCTGCCGAT
This genomic interval from Paenarthrobacter aurescens TC1 contains the following:
- a CDS encoding dihydrodipicolinate synthetase (identified by match to protein family HMM PF00701), with amino-acid sequence MFTGLSAFPLTPLTNDSLDERSYVGLIERLRDARVDSITALGSTGSYAYLTHEERRRVAHLAVRHAGSVPVFVGVGALRTSHVLANVEAAEEAGASGVLLAPMTYQPLTEDDVFELFHTVTFHSSLPVIVYDNPATTHFTFHPGLYGRIAQLPGVASIKIPGSPNTMHLEERVREMRSLVPDHVTLGISGDANAAAGLSAGCDAWYSVIGGTLPGIAQRITHAAINGRPGEAASESERLAPLWQLFADFGGSLRVVAAIAEQLGLASTKSLPLPIQGLGPEQRARVAGVIEELGLGT
- a CDS encoding putative quinone oxidoreductase (identified by match to protein family HMM PF00107) — encoded protein: MRAIVQEAYGSADVLHEAQVPRPAIADNEVLVRVRAAGLDRGTWHVTTGLPYALRLAYGFRAPKNPVPGLDLAGTVEAVGAKVTRFAVGDHVFGSGKGTFAEFAAAREKQLALKPATISFEQAAAVPVSACTALIAVRAGGIDPAAGRMPKGQKVLITGASGGVGSYAVQFAKAAGAEVTGVASTAKVELVRALGADRVIDYTKQDFADGAESYDVIIDIAGNPSVSRLRRSLTSTGTAVITGGEEGGSWTGSLDRQFRAVALSPFIRQRLTMVVGTQTAADLEYLAELLESGTIAPAIDRVYPLAEVPDAMRYLDAGKARGKVVIAI
- a CDS encoding Glycoside hydrolase, family 15 (identified by match to protein family HMM PF00723) is translated as MAKIEDYAIIGDLNTAALVGRSGSIDWMCLPRFDSPACFASLLHTSEAGRWLLAPAGTPEGGNCTRRQYREDTLILETEWEVDGGSVRVIDFMPVRDDAVDLVRIVEGLSGEVTMQMELVLRFDYGRVVPWVRHGEHGISAVAGPDSAYLTTPAPLVGRDKRTVSEFTVRAGERVPFVLRWAPSHEREPRRINPLRALEATEAFWLEWIGRSEMTGKYKEPVERSLITLKALTYAPTGGIVAAATTSLPEQIGGPRNWDYRYCWLRDATLTLQSLLAAGYTEEASAWRDWLLRAIAGDPSELQIVYGLDGARRLPEADIPWLSGYEGSLPVRTGNAAAPQLQLDVWGEVLDGLSLTRAASPDGSVDSSWDIQVALMEFLEGAWDQPDNGLWEMRGPRQHFTHSKVMAWVAADRMVKAVRTSGLPGPADRWAALRSEIHADVMAKGFDEKLNTFVQSYGSTELDASLLLIPRVGFLPHRHPRVAGTVDAIQRGLTDDGLVLRYRTQSGHDGLPGDEGVFLACSFWLVDALLGIGRSGEATELFERLLSLRNDVGLLSEEWDPRTQRHLGNTPQAFSHFPLIHSALQLHQGEAHSSDTPLHRPKHPGRASGSTLRNDPRLR